A single Orcinus orca chromosome 2, mOrcOrc1.1, whole genome shotgun sequence DNA region contains:
- the PTGR2 gene encoding prostaglandin reductase 2 isoform X3 codes for MIVQRVVLNSRPGKNGNPVAENFRVEEVNLPDNINEGQVQVRTLYLSVDPYMRCRMNEDTGSDYISPWQLSQVVDGGGIGIIEESKHTNFTKGDFVTSFYWPWQTKVILDGNILEKIGHLMGCSRVVGICGTPEKCLLLTSELGFDAAINYKEGSVAEQLRELCPSGVDVYFDNVGGDISDTVISQMNQNSHIILCGQISQYNKDVPYPPPLPSAVEAIRKERNITRERFLVLNFKDKFESGILQLSQWFKEGKLKIKETMINGLGNMGAAFQSMMTGGNIGKQIVCISEETSLLSL; via the exons ATGATTGTACAAAGAGTGGTATTGAATTCCCGACCTG GAAAAAATGGTAATCCGGTGGCAGAAAATTTCCGAGTAGAAGAAGTAAACTTGCCAGATAATATCAATGAAGGACAAGTACAAGTCAGAACTCTTTACCTTTCTGTGGATCCTTACATG cgttgtagaatgaatgaagacACTGGCAGTGACTATATATCACCTTGGCAGCTGTCTCAGGTGGTTGATGGTGGAGGTATTGGGATTATAGAAGAAAGCAAACACACAAATTTTACTAAAGGCGATTTTGTGACTTCTTTCTATTGGCCCTGGCAAACCAAGGTTATTCTAGATGGAAATATCCTTGAAAAG ATTGGCCATTTGATGGGCTGTTCCAGAGTTGTAGGAATTTGTGGAACACCTGAGAAGTGCCTCCTTTTGACCTCAGAACTGGGCTTTGATGCTGCAATTAATTATAAAGAGGGGAGTGTGGCAGAACAGCTCCGTGAATTATGCCCCTCTGGAGTGGATGTTTACTTTGACAATGTTGGAGGTGACATCAGTGATACAGTGATAAGTCAG ATGAATCAGAACAGCCACATCATCCTATGTGGTCAAATTTCTCAGTACAACAAAGATGTGCCTTATCCTCCTCCACTACCCTCTGCTGTAGAAGCAATccggaaagaaagaaacatcacaag AGAAAGATTTCTGGTGTTAAATTTTAAGGACAAATTTGAGTCTGGTATTCTCCAGCTGAGTCAGTGGTTTAAAGAAGGAAAGCTAAAG ATCAAAGAGACTATGATAAATGGATTGGGAAACATGGGAG ctgCATTCCAGTCCATGATGACAGGAGGTAACATCGGAAAGCAGATAGTTTGCATTTCAGAAGAAACCTCTTTGTTATCTCTGTAA
- the PTGR2 gene encoding prostaglandin reductase 2 isoform X1: MIVQRVVLNSRPGKNGNPVAENFRVEEVNLPDNINEGQVQVRTLYLSVDPYMRCRMNEDTGSDYISPWQLSQVVDGGGIGIIEESKHTNFTKGDFVTSFYWPWQTKVILDGNILEKVDPQLVDGHLSYFLGAIGMPGLTSLIGIQEKGHITAESNQTMVVSGAAGACGSLAGQIGHLMGCSRVVGICGTPEKCLLLTSELGFDAAINYKEGSVAEQLRELCPSGVDVYFDNVGGDISDTVISQMNQNSHIILCGQISQYNKDVPYPPPLPSAVEAIRKERNITRERFLVLNFKDKFESGILQLSQWFKEGKLKIKETMINGLGNMGAAFQSMMTGGNIGKQIVCISEETSLLSL; the protein is encoded by the exons ATGATTGTACAAAGAGTGGTATTGAATTCCCGACCTG GAAAAAATGGTAATCCGGTGGCAGAAAATTTCCGAGTAGAAGAAGTAAACTTGCCAGATAATATCAATGAAGGACAAGTACAAGTCAGAACTCTTTACCTTTCTGTGGATCCTTACATG cgttgtagaatgaatgaagacACTGGCAGTGACTATATATCACCTTGGCAGCTGTCTCAGGTGGTTGATGGTGGAGGTATTGGGATTATAGAAGAAAGCAAACACACAAATTTTACTAAAGGCGATTTTGTGACTTCTTTCTATTGGCCCTGGCAAACCAAGGTTATTCTAGATGGAAATATCCTTGAAAAG gtAGACCCACAGCTTGTGGATGGACACCTTTCATACTTTCTTGGAGCTATAGGGATGCCTGGTTTGACTTCCTTGATTGGGATACAGGAAAAAGGTCATATAACTGCTGAATCTAATCAGACAATGGTTGTTAGTGGAGCTGCTGGTGCTTGTGGATCCTTAGCTGGGCAG ATTGGCCATTTGATGGGCTGTTCCAGAGTTGTAGGAATTTGTGGAACACCTGAGAAGTGCCTCCTTTTGACCTCAGAACTGGGCTTTGATGCTGCAATTAATTATAAAGAGGGGAGTGTGGCAGAACAGCTCCGTGAATTATGCCCCTCTGGAGTGGATGTTTACTTTGACAATGTTGGAGGTGACATCAGTGATACAGTGATAAGTCAG ATGAATCAGAACAGCCACATCATCCTATGTGGTCAAATTTCTCAGTACAACAAAGATGTGCCTTATCCTCCTCCACTACCCTCTGCTGTAGAAGCAATccggaaagaaagaaacatcacaag AGAAAGATTTCTGGTGTTAAATTTTAAGGACAAATTTGAGTCTGGTATTCTCCAGCTGAGTCAGTGGTTTAAAGAAGGAAAGCTAAAG ATCAAAGAGACTATGATAAATGGATTGGGAAACATGGGAG ctgCATTCCAGTCCATGATGACAGGAGGTAACATCGGAAAGCAGATAGTTTGCATTTCAGAAGAAACCTCTTTGTTATCTCTGTAA
- the PTGR2 gene encoding prostaglandin reductase 2 isoform X2, giving the protein MRCRMNEDTGSDYISPWQLSQVVDGGGIGIIEESKHTNFTKGDFVTSFYWPWQTKVILDGNILEKVDPQLVDGHLSYFLGAIGMPGLTSLIGIQEKGHITAESNQTMVVSGAAGACGSLAGQIGHLMGCSRVVGICGTPEKCLLLTSELGFDAAINYKEGSVAEQLRELCPSGVDVYFDNVGGDISDTVISQMNQNSHIILCGQISQYNKDVPYPPPLPSAVEAIRKERNITRERFLVLNFKDKFESGILQLSQWFKEGKLKIKETMINGLGNMGAAFQSMMTGGNIGKQIVCISEETSLLSL; this is encoded by the exons ATG cgttgtagaatgaatgaagacACTGGCAGTGACTATATATCACCTTGGCAGCTGTCTCAGGTGGTTGATGGTGGAGGTATTGGGATTATAGAAGAAAGCAAACACACAAATTTTACTAAAGGCGATTTTGTGACTTCTTTCTATTGGCCCTGGCAAACCAAGGTTATTCTAGATGGAAATATCCTTGAAAAG gtAGACCCACAGCTTGTGGATGGACACCTTTCATACTTTCTTGGAGCTATAGGGATGCCTGGTTTGACTTCCTTGATTGGGATACAGGAAAAAGGTCATATAACTGCTGAATCTAATCAGACAATGGTTGTTAGTGGAGCTGCTGGTGCTTGTGGATCCTTAGCTGGGCAG ATTGGCCATTTGATGGGCTGTTCCAGAGTTGTAGGAATTTGTGGAACACCTGAGAAGTGCCTCCTTTTGACCTCAGAACTGGGCTTTGATGCTGCAATTAATTATAAAGAGGGGAGTGTGGCAGAACAGCTCCGTGAATTATGCCCCTCTGGAGTGGATGTTTACTTTGACAATGTTGGAGGTGACATCAGTGATACAGTGATAAGTCAG ATGAATCAGAACAGCCACATCATCCTATGTGGTCAAATTTCTCAGTACAACAAAGATGTGCCTTATCCTCCTCCACTACCCTCTGCTGTAGAAGCAATccggaaagaaagaaacatcacaag AGAAAGATTTCTGGTGTTAAATTTTAAGGACAAATTTGAGTCTGGTATTCTCCAGCTGAGTCAGTGGTTTAAAGAAGGAAAGCTAAAG ATCAAAGAGACTATGATAAATGGATTGGGAAACATGGGAG ctgCATTCCAGTCCATGATGACAGGAGGTAACATCGGAAAGCAGATAGTTTGCATTTCAGAAGAAACCTCTTTGTTATCTCTGTAA